One segment of Arthrobacter sp. MMS18-M83 DNA contains the following:
- a CDS encoding dihydrodipicolinate synthase family protein, translated as MRESLTPGVWGVVATPFQGSTLNLDTGSLAQLVEHYESIGATGLTVLGVFGEAAALTAAERSLALEVVVEETRLPLVVGVTSLFTGTAVEEIRAAQALAGDRLAAVMVQANSARPEVVIAHLNAIHQSTGAKVVLQDYPVASGVSISTEALIYVVQTCKFVVAVKAEAPPTSVAIAQLAAAVDVSVFGGLGGQGLLDELVAGAAGAMTGFSFPEALVACVRAWQSNGYDAARDALLPYLPLINFEQQARIALAVRKECFRERGLIKDSGVRPPAAPFPEVLRNGMLTHLAEAARALSLAPTAHTAGRL; from the coding sequence ATGCGGGAATCACTGACACCCGGAGTGTGGGGCGTCGTCGCCACGCCATTCCAGGGCAGCACCCTGAATCTGGACACCGGCAGCCTGGCCCAGTTGGTGGAGCACTATGAATCGATCGGCGCCACCGGGCTGACTGTCTTGGGTGTCTTCGGCGAGGCCGCCGCCCTGACCGCAGCGGAGCGCAGCCTGGCGCTGGAAGTGGTAGTCGAAGAAACCCGATTGCCCCTTGTGGTGGGGGTGACCTCGCTCTTCACCGGCACCGCGGTCGAAGAAATCCGCGCGGCCCAGGCCCTGGCCGGAGACCGGCTCGCGGCAGTCATGGTGCAAGCCAATTCGGCACGCCCGGAGGTGGTGATCGCGCACCTTAACGCCATCCACCAATCCACCGGCGCCAAGGTGGTCCTGCAGGACTACCCGGTGGCCAGCGGCGTCAGCATCAGCACGGAAGCACTTATTTACGTAGTCCAGACGTGCAAGTTCGTCGTCGCGGTAAAGGCGGAGGCCCCGCCCACGAGTGTGGCCATCGCCCAGCTGGCTGCCGCCGTCGACGTCTCCGTGTTCGGTGGGCTGGGCGGACAAGGGCTGCTGGATGAGCTGGTGGCCGGCGCCGCAGGCGCCATGACGGGGTTCTCCTTCCCGGAAGCCCTCGTGGCCTGCGTCCGCGCATGGCAGTCCAACGGCTACGACGCCGCCCGGGACGCACTGCTCCCGTATCTGCCGCTCATCAACTTCGAGCAGCAGGCCCGGATCGCCCTGGCGGTCCGGAAGGAGTGTTTCCGCGAGCGGGGCCTCATCAAGGACTCCGGCGTCCGCCCGCCTGCGGCTCCTTTCCCCGAGGTCCTCAGGAACGGAATGCTGACGCACCTCGCTGAAGCCGCCCGTGCACTCTCGCTTGCCCCAACCGCCCACACAGCAGGAAGGCTCTGA
- a CDS encoding SDR family oxidoreductase, whose product MDFGISGKTAFVAASTGGLGLAVARALAAEGVRVAVTGRRGELAEKIAAELQADGHSAVAVEADLSTADGVTAAVERAVDLLGPIDILVLNGPGPKPGAAASLGADDIAAAFELLVKPHHALVSKILPGMRERRWGRILAIGSSGIVAPLPNLAVSNTGRAALAGYLKTLAAEVALDAVTVNMLLPGRIGTDRVAELDRAAAKRRGTTPEEIQLESRKTIPARRYGEPEEFGAAGAFLCSAPASYITGVALRCDGGLIRSL is encoded by the coding sequence ATGGATTTCGGAATCAGCGGAAAGACCGCCTTCGTCGCCGCGTCCACTGGAGGACTCGGACTCGCCGTCGCCCGCGCCCTCGCTGCCGAGGGCGTGCGGGTGGCCGTTACCGGCCGCCGCGGCGAACTGGCCGAGAAGATCGCGGCGGAGCTGCAGGCCGACGGCCACAGCGCCGTGGCTGTCGAAGCGGACCTGAGCACCGCGGACGGAGTGACCGCCGCCGTCGAACGTGCCGTGGATCTGCTCGGTCCCATCGATATCCTGGTGCTCAATGGCCCCGGCCCCAAGCCCGGAGCCGCAGCGAGCCTTGGCGCCGACGACATCGCTGCGGCGTTCGAGTTGCTGGTGAAACCGCACCACGCGCTTGTCTCGAAGATCCTGCCAGGGATGCGGGAGCGGCGCTGGGGGCGAATCCTGGCCATCGGATCCAGCGGAATCGTGGCACCCCTGCCCAACCTTGCGGTCTCCAACACGGGCCGTGCAGCATTGGCCGGTTACCTCAAGACCCTTGCGGCTGAAGTAGCCCTCGACGCCGTCACGGTCAACATGCTCTTGCCCGGACGCATCGGCACAGACCGGGTCGCCGAGCTGGACCGGGCGGCAGCCAAGCGCCGCGGCACCACACCGGAGGAAATCCAACTCGAATCGCGCAAGACCATCCCGGCACGGCGCTACGGCGAACCCGAAGAGTTCGGTGCCGCGGGCGCCTTCCTCTGTAGTGCCCCGGCGTCGTACATCACCGGCGTCGCGCTTCGCTGCGACGGCGGCCTGATCCGGAGTCTCTAG
- a CDS encoding Hsp20/alpha crystallin family protein — protein sequence MDNFLRRGGLEVPEPVRRFLQGESDPSLRIEQYQEGDTLVVRVDLPGIDPETDVDISVYEDSLHIQARREENADHVAKKGYRSELRYGERSRSIPLPRGVRQDGIVATFEDGVLEIRIQLPEQSESPTAKIRVVRPGSREANQSPEEPENLVT from the coding sequence ATGGACAACTTTCTCCGACGCGGCGGACTCGAAGTCCCGGAGCCCGTCAGACGTTTCCTTCAAGGCGAATCCGACCCTTCGCTTCGCATCGAGCAATACCAAGAAGGGGACACCCTGGTCGTCAGAGTGGACTTGCCGGGAATCGACCCGGAGACGGACGTCGACATCAGTGTCTACGAGGACAGCCTCCACATCCAAGCGCGGAGGGAGGAGAACGCCGATCACGTAGCCAAGAAGGGTTATCGCAGCGAACTTCGCTATGGCGAACGCTCACGTAGCATCCCGCTTCCCAGGGGTGTGCGCCAGGACGGCATCGTGGCCACGTTCGAGGACGGTGTCCTCGAAATCCGCATCCAGCTTCCCGAACAGTCGGAGTCCCCAACCGCGAAAATCCGCGTTGTCCGTCCGGGTAGCCGCGAAGCCAATCA
- a CDS encoding VOC family protein → MASVVNYFEVGSPDPESARAFYGSLFDWSFGESSPASYQMVNGDKGGLWDTSSLEGTSWAIFYVQVDDVKAAIARAESLGARVAIPFVDNGAIEFAHLLDPHGNRFGVWRPKQPN, encoded by the coding sequence ATGGCCTCCGTAGTGAACTACTTTGAAGTCGGTTCGCCCGATCCTGAGAGCGCGCGGGCCTTCTACGGCTCACTCTTCGACTGGTCGTTTGGTGAGTCCTCGCCTGCCAGCTACCAGATGGTGAATGGCGACAAGGGAGGGTTGTGGGACACGTCCTCGCTCGAGGGAACATCGTGGGCGATCTTCTACGTGCAAGTCGACGATGTAAAAGCCGCGATCGCTAGGGCCGAGTCGCTCGGTGCGAGGGTAGCCATCCCGTTCGTCGACAACGGCGCGATCGAGTTCGCGCACCTCCTGGACCCGCACGGCAACCGTTTCGGCGTGTGGCGTCCCAAACAGCCGAACTGA
- a CDS encoding enoyl-CoA hydratase-related protein, producing MTASIDESVETIVDEVTLTIENHIATVVIDRQHVLNAVDGTAQARLNEIWDQLEADPEVRAVVITGAGARAFCVGADMSASAVDKTGLQYWAELDPNGFGGLSLRTSLDIPVIARVNGYALGGGMEIVLGADIVVAADTARFGLTEPRVGRLALDGGIHQLVRRVPYTQAMGMLLTGRKAEASEMQSMGLVNEVVPADELDAAVQRWVDQILACAPSSVRAVKQMVIRTGHLSAAEARGLRLPALMAALDSEDSAEGVRAFQEKRPPVWPGR from the coding sequence GTGACTGCTTCGATAGACGAGTCAGTAGAGACAATCGTGGACGAGGTCACCCTGACCATCGAGAACCACATAGCCACAGTGGTCATAGACCGCCAGCACGTGCTCAACGCCGTCGACGGGACCGCCCAGGCCAGGCTCAATGAGATCTGGGACCAGCTCGAAGCTGATCCTGAAGTACGCGCCGTCGTCATCACCGGTGCCGGCGCGCGCGCGTTCTGCGTGGGGGCGGACATGTCCGCCTCTGCCGTGGACAAGACCGGCCTGCAGTACTGGGCCGAACTCGACCCCAACGGCTTCGGAGGACTGAGCCTGAGGACGAGCCTGGACATTCCAGTGATTGCCCGGGTGAACGGCTACGCGCTGGGCGGCGGCATGGAGATCGTGCTCGGTGCCGACATCGTCGTCGCAGCGGACACCGCGCGATTCGGCCTCACTGAACCTCGCGTCGGGCGTCTGGCGCTCGACGGCGGGATCCATCAGCTGGTGCGCCGCGTCCCGTACACCCAGGCGATGGGCATGCTCCTCACTGGTCGCAAGGCCGAGGCCTCGGAGATGCAATCGATGGGATTGGTCAACGAAGTGGTTCCCGCAGATGAGCTCGACGCCGCGGTGCAGCGCTGGGTGGACCAGATCCTCGCGTGCGCGCCCAGCTCCGTCCGGGCCGTCAAGCAGATGGTCATCAGGACCGGCCACCTCAGTGCCGCGGAAGCCCGCGGCCTCAGGCTACCGGCCCTCATGGCCGCCCTGGACAGTGAAGACTCCGCCGAAGGCGTGCGCGCCTTCCAGGAAAAGCGCCCGCCAGTGTGGCCGGGCCGCTAG
- a CDS encoding isopenicillin N synthase family dioxygenase produces the protein MTLDTLPVIDFSRLNAGPEEAARFRDELRDAMHEVGFLYLAGHGIPQELTDAILDVSRRFFELPEEEKLAIENVRSPQFRGYTRVGGELTDGGIDWREQIDIGVERDSVEPGPGVAEYWRLEGPNLWPDALPEMREIVSEWTERLSTISLALLRALAVSLGAPEDTFDAAFAARAFPVLKIVRYPGESNPEPKQGVGSHRDGGVLTLLLVEPGKGGLQVEYQGKWIDAPQVPGTFVVNIGEMLELATNGYLKATLHRVISPLRGTDRISLPFFYNPALDATMPQLAVSPEFQAKARGLSVDPTNSPILETYGDNALRYRLRAHPNVVAEHHADLL, from the coding sequence TTGACACTCGATACATTGCCCGTAATCGATTTCTCCCGTCTGAATGCAGGGCCGGAGGAGGCCGCCCGATTCCGTGACGAACTGCGCGATGCCATGCATGAGGTTGGCTTCCTCTACCTGGCTGGCCACGGCATTCCGCAGGAGTTGACGGACGCCATTCTCGACGTGTCGCGCCGCTTTTTCGAGCTGCCGGAAGAAGAAAAACTCGCGATCGAGAACGTCCGCAGCCCCCAATTCCGCGGCTACACCCGCGTTGGCGGCGAGCTCACGGACGGCGGGATCGACTGGCGCGAGCAGATCGACATCGGCGTCGAACGTGACTCTGTTGAACCGGGTCCCGGTGTCGCGGAATATTGGCGCCTGGAGGGGCCCAACCTGTGGCCCGATGCGCTGCCGGAAATGCGGGAGATTGTCTCAGAATGGACCGAACGGCTAAGCACCATCTCCCTGGCCCTGCTGCGGGCCCTTGCAGTTTCCCTCGGAGCGCCCGAGGACACCTTTGATGCGGCATTCGCCGCACGGGCTTTCCCTGTCCTCAAGATTGTGAGATATCCGGGGGAGTCGAACCCGGAACCCAAGCAGGGTGTGGGGTCCCACCGTGACGGAGGCGTGCTGACACTCCTCTTGGTTGAGCCGGGAAAGGGCGGTCTCCAGGTCGAGTATCAAGGGAAGTGGATCGACGCGCCCCAAGTGCCGGGGACTTTCGTGGTCAATATCGGCGAAATGCTGGAACTAGCCACCAACGGCTACCTCAAGGCGACCCTGCACCGGGTCATCTCACCGCTTCGAGGAACGGACCGGATTTCCCTTCCCTTCTTCTACAATCCTGCACTTGACGCGACTATGCCGCAGCTTGCCGTGAGCCCTGAGTTCCAGGCAAAAGCCCGCGGCTTATCGGTTGACCCGACGAATAGTCCGATTCTGGAGACCTACGGTGACAACGCGCTCCGTTACCGGCTTCGGGCCCACCCGAACGTCGTCGCAGAGCATCACGCCGACCTGCTGTGA
- a CDS encoding alpha/beta hydrolase, with product MIDTAEAVLHDGTTIPITLHGNGRALLVPARVAPYPPEEAEMMRRWGADPDLGPNLVNGLAQTHRVVVADYEGHRMAHPAPETLTPGNVTADLLAIADAADAGSFAYYGYSWLALCGLQLAIRTDRLWALVMGGFPPLDGPYESMLAVTRAAHSMSIQSADLVPSPTTDVEPGDWDSVPVQTNEAQTRQFVTLYEALQDFDDSSAEVPPGLPRLAFAGADDRIDYGPAWGNVEVKIGEPLATHKQALIEAGWEVQVLPGLDHISAMHSSVVLPILSDWLQKVG from the coding sequence GTGATTGACACCGCTGAAGCCGTTCTCCACGACGGCACGACAATCCCCATAACCTTGCACGGAAACGGACGCGCCCTTCTGGTCCCGGCCCGCGTCGCCCCCTATCCGCCGGAGGAAGCCGAAATGATGCGCCGCTGGGGCGCTGATCCGGATCTGGGACCCAACTTGGTCAACGGACTCGCGCAAACACACCGGGTCGTCGTCGCCGATTACGAGGGTCACCGGATGGCACACCCCGCGCCGGAGACCCTTACTCCAGGGAATGTCACGGCTGATCTCCTTGCCATCGCCGACGCCGCCGACGCCGGCAGCTTCGCCTACTACGGCTACTCCTGGCTGGCACTCTGCGGCCTGCAACTCGCAATCCGCACCGACCGGCTTTGGGCGCTGGTGATGGGCGGCTTCCCTCCCCTCGATGGGCCTTACGAGAGCATGTTGGCGGTGACCCGGGCAGCACATTCGATGTCCATACAATCCGCCGACCTGGTTCCTTCGCCGACCACGGACGTTGAGCCTGGAGACTGGGATTCGGTGCCGGTTCAAACGAACGAAGCCCAGACCCGCCAATTCGTGACCCTCTACGAAGCCCTTCAAGACTTCGACGATTCCTCCGCCGAAGTCCCGCCGGGCTTGCCCCGCCTCGCCTTCGCAGGGGCGGACGACCGGATCGATTACGGCCCGGCGTGGGGCAACGTCGAGGTGAAGATCGGCGAGCCCCTGGCGACACACAAACAAGCCCTCATTGAGGCCGGATGGGAGGTCCAAGTACTTCCCGGCCTCGACCACATCAGCGCGATGCACAGCTCAGTCGTCTTGCCCATCTTGAGCGACTGGCTCCAGAAGGTCGGCTAG
- the fdxA gene encoding ferredoxin encodes MTYVIAQPCVDVKDKACIDECPVDCIYEGERSLYIHPSECVDCGACDPVCPVEAIYYSDDVPDEWADYVRANVEFFEDLGSPQGASALGNLGRDHPVVAAAPVPG; translated from the coding sequence ATGACGTACGTGATCGCGCAGCCCTGCGTGGATGTCAAGGACAAAGCCTGCATCGACGAATGCCCGGTGGACTGCATCTACGAAGGCGAACGCTCGCTCTACATCCATCCGTCCGAGTGCGTGGATTGCGGTGCGTGCGACCCCGTCTGCCCGGTTGAGGCAATCTACTACTCCGACGATGTCCCGGACGAGTGGGCAGACTATGTCCGCGCCAACGTCGAGTTCTTCGAGGACCTCGGATCCCCGCAAGGAGCATCGGCGCTGGGGAACCTCGGCCGGGACCACCCGGTGGTTGCAGCGGCGCCAGTACCGGGCTGA
- a CDS encoding aldehyde dehydrogenase family protein encodes MTSTATESATSTDAASALHLINGEWCGEPETQRINPARPDELASLSPSGTAADVDAAITAAAAAQPAWAALPAPTRGAILMTAGNLLADRQSAIAEDLVREEGKTLAEAMGEVKRASDVLRFFGSLGWAASGEVLPSGLPDTTITTRREPLGVVGLITPWNFPIAIPAWKAAPALISGNAVVIKPAELTPLSATHLAHALRDAGLPAGIFNVVHGKGRVVGDALARDPRIAGLSFTGSTKVGLGLQEILNARRARVQLEMGGKNGVLVLDDADPRKAAAVVAAGAFGLTGQACTATSRVYVTPGIRDAFLEALVAEAAKYTAGDGLDGAKMGAVVSSQQFEQDQAAVRTAVERGATLLHGEYDGDSSGALFFPAAVLTDIPFDDAAVTEEIFGPVVAVLEVPDYEAGLAAINDSRYGLTAGICTDSLVLATDFAARAQAGVIKVNRPTAGLDLNVPFGGVKDSSTNTFREQGKSALDFFTWGKTVYTGV; translated from the coding sequence ATGACTTCCACCGCGACAGAATCAGCAACCTCCACCGACGCGGCAAGCGCGCTGCACCTGATCAACGGCGAATGGTGCGGTGAGCCCGAAACCCAGCGAATCAACCCGGCCCGCCCGGACGAACTCGCTTCCCTCTCCCCGAGTGGCACCGCCGCCGATGTCGACGCGGCCATCACCGCCGCTGCCGCCGCCCAACCGGCATGGGCAGCCTTGCCCGCCCCGACGCGTGGCGCCATCCTCATGACCGCCGGCAACCTGCTCGCGGACCGCCAAAGCGCCATCGCAGAGGACCTGGTCCGCGAGGAAGGCAAGACCCTCGCCGAGGCCATGGGAGAGGTCAAGCGCGCCTCGGACGTGCTGCGCTTCTTCGGCTCCCTCGGCTGGGCCGCCAGTGGCGAAGTGCTGCCCAGCGGCCTGCCGGACACGACCATCACCACCCGGCGCGAGCCGCTTGGCGTCGTCGGCCTCATTACCCCGTGGAACTTCCCCATTGCCATCCCGGCATGGAAAGCCGCCCCCGCACTCATCAGCGGTAACGCTGTGGTCATCAAGCCGGCCGAACTCACCCCGCTCTCCGCGACCCACCTCGCCCACGCGCTGCGGGACGCCGGACTCCCGGCCGGGATCTTCAACGTGGTGCACGGCAAGGGCCGCGTGGTGGGCGACGCCTTGGCGCGCGATCCCCGCATCGCCGGGCTGTCCTTCACCGGATCCACCAAAGTGGGGCTCGGGCTCCAGGAAATCCTGAACGCCCGCCGTGCCCGCGTGCAGCTGGAAATGGGCGGCAAGAACGGTGTTTTGGTCCTCGACGACGCCGATCCGCGCAAAGCCGCTGCGGTAGTCGCAGCCGGCGCGTTCGGACTCACCGGCCAGGCGTGCACGGCAACGTCCCGCGTCTACGTCACCCCGGGCATCCGCGACGCCTTTCTTGAGGCCCTGGTTGCCGAAGCGGCCAAGTACACTGCCGGTGACGGCCTCGACGGCGCCAAGATGGGCGCGGTGGTGAGCAGCCAGCAGTTCGAACAGGACCAGGCTGCGGTGCGCACCGCCGTCGAACGCGGCGCCACCCTCCTGCACGGAGAATACGACGGCGATTCCTCCGGCGCGCTGTTCTTCCCGGCCGCTGTGCTCACTGATATTCCGTTTGACGACGCTGCCGTGACGGAGGAAATCTTCGGTCCGGTGGTTGCGGTCCTGGAGGTCCCCGATTACGAGGCGGGCCTCGCCGCGATCAACGATTCCCGCTACGGCCTCACGGCCGGCATCTGCACAGATTCTTTGGTCCTGGCCACTGACTTTGCCGCGCGGGCGCAGGCTGGCGTGATCAAGGTCAACCGCCCCACGGCGGGCCTGGACTTGAACGTGCCGTTCGGTGGCGTGAAGGACTCCTCCACCAACACCTTCCGCGAGCAGGGCAAGTCCGCACTGGACTTCTTCACCTGGGGCAAGACCGTCTACACGGGTGTGTAG
- a CDS encoding nuclear transport factor 2 family protein has product MGATENAELVRRGYEAFNAGDLAALSELFAEDAVWYAAGNGVLSGTKQGRDAILAYFGELGARSQGTFQATVQDIVGGENHTIGLQQSHAENNGKTLDLATAITYVLRDGKVVEGREFFEDTAKADEFWT; this is encoded by the coding sequence ATGGGAGCTACAGAAAACGCTGAATTGGTCCGGCGGGGGTACGAGGCCTTTAACGCAGGTGATCTGGCGGCACTCAGCGAGCTATTCGCGGAGGACGCAGTCTGGTACGCGGCTGGAAATGGCGTGCTGTCCGGGACGAAGCAGGGACGCGACGCGATCCTGGCGTATTTCGGCGAGCTGGGAGCGCGCTCCCAGGGTACCTTCCAAGCGACGGTCCAGGACATCGTCGGCGGAGAAAACCACACAATTGGGCTCCAGCAAAGCCACGCAGAGAACAACGGAAAGACATTGGATCTGGCGACCGCCATCACGTACGTCCTCCGCGACGGAAAGGTTGTAGAGGGAAGGGAGTTCTTCGAGGACACGGCCAAGGCAGACGAATTCTGGACCTGA